The region tctgGCTTAGTCACGTCTCCAAGGTGAAGCCACAAGAGCCGAGTGCTCCAGAGAAGCTTTTCTGCCCATTGCCCAACCTGGGTCTCCTCCAGGTTCTGCCCTTTGTAGGGAGGTGACAGTAGATCCGCAGCCCCTTTATCGCTTTTGCACACCCAGATCAAATTCCCCTTGCCtggatttgcttttctgtgtatttgggGTGAATCTGAGCGGTGAGGGAAGGACGAGGGGGCTCGGACGGTCGCAGCTCCCGACTCTGAGGACGctcagatgtatttattttctgttttatcacTGAGCGTTCTTCAAACCGAGTCGCCCTCCTCGTTGCTTTTATTTGCCATTTTGCTTTTGAGGGACAGGGTATAACCCACTCATCCCATGGGATTTAAAACACGGGATCGCTTCCTCGGTTCCGTTTTTCAGAAGAAGTTAAACTTCACTTTACGCCGATAGCGCAGCTCGTCTAAAAGTCCCGTTTCTGCTGCTACGACTAGAAAATAGGCGTGAGTTTGGGTaaaacataaatacatataaagcTCTGGGAGGTGTCGCTGGCTCACAGGGATGCTCTCACATCTGCGCTCGTTCTTTCTGCCCCGTAGGTGTGTTTGGCGGCCGTGGCCGAGGGATTCCAGGCAGCGGAAGAggccagcaggaaaaaaagccgGGCAGACAATCGGCGAAGCAATGAGAGGCTGTTTGCACCCCGGCCGGGGCCGCTGCCGCGCCGCCATGTGGGTTTTTAGCACCTCAGGATCGCCGTTTGTTCAAAACCCGTTACCTTCCCGCTCCTCCGTCAGCCGGTCCGTGCCCGAATCGTATTGTTTTGGAAAGCCCCTCGCGATTTAACCTGGGAAAGCGGAGTTATTCGCTCCTTCTAGTCAGCAAGTcattggaaatatttaaaaaacaatcttTAAGGACTTAAGTTCTGCCTTCTCCTGAGAGGGAAAGCACCGTTTCATTTTTCAGGGTCGCCaggtttaatttaaaagatgaaCCATGTGGCGTCAGAACAAAGGCAAAAACACTTTCTGgattttttggattttttttaatgtacttgaAACGTGGGAAACTTGTTGCATTTGTAACAGATGTGAGtgttttggtttaaaaacaCTGAACTTGAGGATATTGTATCTTCACCTGAGTAGTGTtaagggtttgggttttttttttttaaaaaaaaaaaaaaaaaacaacaaacttttAAGCTGTCgtttatcttctctttctggCCAGTCAGTTCTGTCTCTCTCCTGTGGTTCAAAGGAGAACGTGGGATGAACGTTGCATTGGCCATCAAGGGTTTTTTCCAAGAGCGCTTTGTGATAAATGAGAGTTTCCCAATTAGCTTATTACTAATTTGACTTGAGATTAGAAGTTTCCTTTAAAGGAAAgagttttctgtggttttttgtggaAGGCTGGTCTGCCCCTTACTCCtcatgtgttggtttttttctgaaaagcaaccGAGCTGTTGagttgatttatttatttttttttttccccctcccactTTAAAACCCTGAATTCTGACAATATTTCTCaagcttcttttcttctgctaccTGGTGATTCAGGAACCTCCTGTGGATTCCCGGCTCGACTTGCTCCAGTCTTCCAACCCATGGGGTCCCGCGGGCAAAACGCACCCGCGAAATATCCTGGTTGATCGGAATTGAGCGTCCgtgcagggacatggggggagaAAGAGGCTCTGACCGTGGCTCATCCCCCTGAAGGGATGAAATAGTGTAATTTGTGGGGAAAAGCTGATATTGTGACTTCTCCTgaacaggttttgtttgttgttttgttgggtttttttacaagcGATTCCCATATTGAAGCCTACTCTCTGCCATCGCCACTGTCTTGAAAATGAGTGAAGAACATGCTTTTatatatacttatttttttaacgTTTCTAGAACTCGCGTGCAGTGGTGAGTAGGAATAAATTGCCAACCTCCACAAAACGactccctctctcttttctctgcgACGGCGCTGAGCCCGGCTTCGCCTAAACCCTCGCTCTGGTCTAAGTTATAAATCCCCAAGCTAAACCTTCGGTTTCTCGGGCCAAGGAGCCGATTCCAGGCGATGGGAACGGGGCAAAGCGTCCTCCCTCCTGGAAACTCAACATAAACACCCGTGTGGCATTTGAACAAAGCCCAGCCTGAGCCTTGTGTCAGACTTTCCCTTCCCAACCTGCTCCCTCCCTTTCGGGTCCCTCCAAGCCGCAGAAACTCCAGCTGCCCTGCTGAAAAAAGGAAACGGCCGCAGCGCTGCCTGGATTTCAGGGCTGTTCTGGCCAGATAAATCTTCACCGCAACAATGGGACCTTTGGCTTCGGCTCAGAGTCCTCCTCATGTGCCTTATCTCTGGGGTCGGGCGTTGGAGCTCATTAAGCTCTGCTTTCGTTTAATTACAACCCCAGGCTTTAGCAGCCTGCCCTGCTCGCCtcccctcttcctttttccagctctgtcggAATATTTTTGTCCCCAGGCGCGGCCACTGGCAGCAGGTTGGGTGAAGGTGGCTCCGTGCGAGAGCGGCACGGCTGTGGCCTTGGGCCTTTTTACCCCAAAAATGGGTGTCAGGGGCTGTCGTGTGCCCCACGGCAGCGCAGGGAGGCtgcaaaacaataaataaaaagaacttcaacaacaaaacaggGAGGAGCGAGGTAAAAGCACCAAGCACCTGAGCCGCGCTGCCGGCAGGGCGGGTGGCACGGCCGGGCAGGACCGACGCGTCCCGGCCGGACAGACGGGCTGGGGCGCAGGGGACATGGCAAAGGCCACTGGAAACCCTCCCTGGGACACTGCGGTGGTGgccggggctggtggcacctctgTGGGGCCGTGTCCCCGGTGCCGGTGCCCCGCGGTGACTCATAACTCGGTGCCGCGCCGGGGAGCAGCACAGGAATAGTTACACACCAGCCGCCTGCGACGCGGAGGGAGTGGCTGCCGAAATATTTCAGGGCTGCGCTAAGCAACTAAAAATACACGTCaaaccctcctcctcctttttttcctttttagatgtgttttctttctttcttcctaatttttttttttttttttttttttaattcttggtTTGGATTGTTGGAGGCCCCGGGGCAGTGCGGCCCCTCGGGGCTTCCTCAGGGACTGATGTGGCTTTGGGGACAGGCAGCCGGTGACTTCTTGTCTTCCCAGTTCCTCTCCATGACTAAGAGGCAGCTTCCCCTGTGCCCATGGTGCAAATCCCGGGGTGCCAAACACTGTCCTGCTTGTTCCCTttttggggggacagggagatcCAAGCGCATCCACGGTCATTCATGGGCATCGTGGCATCTTTGGGTCCAGCCTGTGTCCCCGGTTTGTCAAGCGTCACCGTGGCACCTTGTGGCTCCCGTCCGGAGCGGGATCAGGACCAACCGGTGCGATGGAGCCGGTTACACGCAGGGAACGGTCCCATTACGGGGGAAATGGGAAGAGCAGGAGCCACGCGGGGATGCGGGGGGTACGAGGATGATCCGGCAAACGTGGCTCAAGGCTCGTCGTGCGCTGGACGTGGGTTCATCCGAAATCCTCGCCGCCTGCTCTGGGGTAAATATAACCCCCTGGCAGGTGGCAAAGGACAGCGGGACTCGGCGGGGGCTCCGACACCTCCGGGAACAGCAGCTTCAGCCACCAGCCCCCGGCCAAAGTGACAGTGGCGCTGCCACCAGCTCCGTGGGCTGCCCCACTCGTGTTCCCCACGGGTCTGCAGGCGGAAGGGGCGGCTGAATCATGACCCTCATTAAACGCTCattaagaaaatgaagctgCCAGCTCGCCACGGGCATCAGGTGGCCACTGGCGAGACATGCTGTGGTGCCTCCGTTTTGGGGACCAGAGGCACATGGGACAAAGCAGCAGTGGCGatgggatggggggacatggcaGGACGAGCCCCGGGGTGCTGTGACCCTCgagggggacaccggggggcaGCCGGGTTTTGCCGGGGGGTGCGGCAGCGGCGGCTGGGCCGGGCTGGACCGTGGCTGGTGGCTCGCAGCCCTGGCCACCGGCCAGCCGCACTTCCAGGGGGGCCCCAGGGCCGGTTCGTTCCTCCCTGCAACTAATTAAAGCACCTTCAGCCAAAGCTGGTTCTCATTTCGGTAGCGacgggggggacgcgggggcaCGGGCAGCAGCACGGATGGATGCGCGATGCCCACGGGGGCGTCCCCGGCCAGGGGGTCCCTGTGcggtgccagggcagggggagCCACCCCCATCCCccggtccctgtcccctccccggtCCCCGTCCCTCGCCAGGCGGGTTTCGTCAGGACGGAAAGTCTGAACCTGCCGGtccggccgccgccgcgcccctAATGACGGGTTTGCAGCGGAAACGCAGATGGCGGCTTCACCTGGGAGCTCCGCGGCGGGTCGGCACGCCGAGCCCTGGGGACGCGGGCACCgccgagccctggggacactggcaCTGCCACCTCCCTGGGTCAGGACACCACGGACGGCGAAGGCCACAGGCTGGCGGGGACAGCAGGACCTCGGTCGCGTTCTGGTTTATTTGAGGGTTAAGCAACTGAGTTGATTTGGGATCTAATTCACTGCAGGCATGGGGGGAGgggatgtccctgtcccagccgcctcctgcctcagtttccccagtgcCAGCACCGGGGGCTGCCCCAGCACTGTCCTGGATGTCACCTGTGTCCCCTACAGCCTCCTCACAGCCAGGGCCAAGCCGTGCCCTGTGCCACGCTGTCCCCACGCCTGGTGCCATGTCACGCTGTGCCACACTGTCCCCATGGCCAGTGCCATGTCACACTGTGCCCCACGCCATGCCatgctgtccccatggccagtGCCACACTGTCCCCATGGCTGGCGCTGTCCCCATGGCCGGTGCCACACTGTCCCCATGGCCAGTGCCacgctgtccccatggccagtGCCATGTCACACTGTGCCCCACGCCATGCCATGCTGTCCCCATGGCCGGTGCCACACTGTCCCCATGGCCAGTGCCAtcctgtccccatggccagTGCCACGCTGTCCCCATGGCCGGTGTCATGTCACACTTTGCCCCACACGGTGCCATCCTGTCCCCACGGCCAGTGCCacgctgtccccatggccagtGCCACGCTGTCCCCATGGCCGGTGTCATGTCACACTTTGCCCCACACTGTGCCatgctgtccccatggccagtGCCACGCTGTCCCCATGGCCGGTGTCATGTCACACTTTGCCCCACACTGTGCCatgctgtccccatggccagtgccacgctgtccccatggccagtGCCACACTGTCCCCACGCCCGGTGCCATGTCCCACTGTGCCCCACGCTGTGCCACACTGTCCCCATGGCCGGTGCCACGCTGTCCCCATGGCCGGTGCTGTCCCCATGGCTGGTGCCACACTGTCCCCACAGCCGGCGCTGTCCCCACACCGTCCCACAGCTCATTTATCGCTCTCATTCGCGCAGCCCCGGGACCATCCGGCTGCGCCGCCTCCCGCCAGCACGTGCGTTATCGGCGGCCATCGGCGCCGCCTCCCCCCGCGCGGCGGCTGcacgcggggccggggccggtgACGTCAGCGCTGACGCCGGTCCGCCCCCTCAGCCGCCCGCGGGTCCGGCGGCCGTGACGTGCGCGCCACCGCTTAACTCCTTCCGCGCTGCCGGTTGAGCGGGGGTGGCCCGGGGAGGGCCTGGCCCGGTTGACCCACCGCGTCACGGCACCGGGGCTGGCGGAGACCGGGGCGGCGTGACCGCGCGGTTGGCCGTGCCCCCCCGCCATGTGGCCGTGCGCGCCGGTGCTCGCTGGGCAAACCGCACCGTTCCCGGTACCACCGGGGGTAAACACCGGGGAGGCAGTGCCGGGGCGACTTTCCGGTATCACCGGGGGCACACGCACGCCATGGCGGCTCCGTCCCACCGGGACAGGGACCGGGCGGGCAGAGCCCGGTGTGCACCGGGGGTGGCTACCGGCCCGGTGTGTCCCACACGGTTCCCGGTGTGTTTATTTATTCACCGCACCGTTTCGCAGCCGGTGCCCGGTGCCCGGTCCCCGGTCCCGCCCCTCCCTTTGTGCCCCATCAGCCCCGGCGGGGGCGCGCGCGGCGCCGGGGGGACCACGTGACCGCCCCTTCCCCCGCGCTGACGTCAGCCCAGGGGCCCCCGCGCTGTTGTCCGGTTTACCCGCCCGGTCGCCCCGGCGACGGCGGGAGCCAGGAGTGGGCGTGGCGCCGCCTCTCCCGGGGCGGAGGCCACGCCCCTTTATGCAAACGAAGGCGGGCGAGGACGTCATCTGCAGCCAATCAGCGCCCGGCGCGGTGAGGTCACCGCCGCGGCGCCGCGTATTTAAAGCCCCGCGGGGGCCGCGGCCGCGGCAGACGCGTGTGTGCGCGCGCGCAGGAGCTGGGCCGCCGCCGGTCCTACCGGCGCCTCCcccgccctcccctcccccccggCGCAGCGTTCGCCccgttcctttcccttccccccgccccggccccccgtTCCCCCGCAGCCGGGCGGGGGAGGAGGATGGAAACACCCTTCTACCATGATGATGTGTTGAGCGGCCTCGGCAGCGGCTTCGCCCCGTCCTCCGGTAGCAGCgggctcctcctgcccttccccgGCGGCAGCATGATGAAGAAAGACGCGCTCGGGATGGCCTTACCGGAGCAGGTGGCGGCAGCGTTGAAAGCACCGGGCGCGACGACGAGCGGCGAAGCGGCGGGTTTGCTGGGCTCGGCCGAGCTGGGTCTGCTTAAACTGGCGTCCCCGGAGCTGGAGCGGCTCATCATCCAGTCCAACGGGCTGGTGACCACCACACCGACCAGCGGCCAGTTCCTCTACCCCAAAGCGGCCGCCTCCGAGGAGCAGGAGTTCGCCGAGGGTTTCGTTAAAGCGCTGGAGGACTTGCACAAGCAGAACCAGctgggcggcggcgcggcggggagcggcggcggagcgggaggaggcggcggcggtggAGGAGGAAGCGGCGGAGCGGGCGAGCTGCCCGCCGCCGGGCTGGCCCCGGAGCCGCCGGTTTACGCCAACCTCAGCAGCTACCCGGCGGTCAGCTACGCCGCCGACCCCGGCCCCTTCGCGGCGCCACCCCCgcggctcccgccgccgccgccgcccccgccacCCC is a window of Caloenas nicobarica isolate bCalNic1 chromosome 27, bCalNic1.hap1, whole genome shotgun sequence DNA encoding:
- the JUND gene encoding transcription factor JunD; protein product: METPFYHDDVLSGLGSGFAPSSGSSGLLLPFPGGSMMKKDALGMALPEQVAAALKAPGATTSGEAAGLLGSAELGLLKLASPELERLIIQSNGLVTTTPTSGQFLYPKAAASEEQEFAEGFVKALEDLHKQNQLGGGAAGSGGGAGGGGGGGGGSGGAGELPAAGLAPEPPVYANLSSYPAVSYAADPGPFAAPPPRLPPPPPPPPPPLKDEPQIVPEVPSFGESPPLSPIDMDTQERIKAERKRLRNRIAASKCRKRKLERISRLEEKVKSLKSQNTELASTASLLREQVAQLKQKVLSHVNSGCQLLPQHQHQVPAY